A single Triticum dicoccoides isolate Atlit2015 ecotype Zavitan chromosome 2A, WEW_v2.0, whole genome shotgun sequence DNA region contains:
- the LOC119357362 gene encoding uncharacterized protein LOC119357362: MDDNTTSLKAMMETILARLDEQKVDSDKRLEAQIAFNTQVSQDLRSLAKQVDLTQADVDDTRKTLERSPSPSESHSPTVLHPPPPPPPRPQAPAPQHQHGPPPSPRLSDQRPPLLATAPQPGVQSQHQQYHQIGEAHHQQQHHGDHYVKPPKHDFPRFDGSAPYLWLDHCRAYFDLYHVPPASWVTTATLYIEGQAAHWLQAFRQTHGGLGWNAFCAAIQEEFGVDEFEMEMHKLLQLRQIGTVSEYRKEFDTYMYHLLALDPSLSNKFFITQFLLGLKDELRAAVRLQAPNSITRASILARIQEEELNTPRARPRPQPQGRPPPPVPARPPATPRQQPDDYARERQLKEFRRANGLCFKCGDQYTRDHRCNTQAQLLTIQVGAYGELLTDDTVHALDLLDAPQQEAPPPECCTISAHALDGSEAPSTIRLRALVGNQVMLLLLDSGSTHSFVNKSFVERVGATTQEIATLDVRVANGDRLTCSRQVSELQWWMQGHTFSTPMYELDTGAYDGILGMDWLEKNSPMTCHWQEKFISFLHEGETVKLQGVRPKSTPTPATVQPAELCKLIAGNDIWAMAMVEMQPPKPRPCKPSQTPINDLLEEFSDVFTAPTGLPPHRQYDHAVTLEDEAQPTNTRPYRYSPLQKDEIERQVKEMLDAGVITHSVSPYAAPVLLVKKKDGTWRFCVDYKRLNDVTVKNKFPLPVVDELLDELAGAAFFSKLDLRAGYHQIRMREQDEHKTAFKTHHGHFQFRVMPFGLTNAPATFQCLMNAIFAKYTRKFVIIFLDDILVFSETLEDHLEHLRIVLNLLREHQLYAKMSKCSFAQDHIDYLGHVISKQGITTDSEKTDAMAQWPTPTNATELRGFLGLTGYYRKFVPHYGSIAKPLTQQLTKKGFAWPESAQLAFDTLKKVMVTTPVLALPDFDKPFSIETDACDTGIGAVLVQDGHPIAYYSKALGVKNQKLFTYEKEFLAVMMAVDKWRSYLQRGPFTIVTDHKSLCTLGDQHLVTDVQRRAMSKLVGLQFKFQYKKGVDNSAADALSRVGSHYSANALSLCQPTWIQEVANSYATDPDAQEKIQQLALHSPDDEEYELYRGVIRHRGRLWIDANTALRTKLISALHDSVMGGHSGSTATYHRVKKLFEWKDLSTGEA; encoded by the exons ATGGACGACAACACCACCAGCCTCAAGGCCATGATGGAGACGATTCTCGCGCGCCTCGACGAACAGAAGGTCGACAGCGACAAGCGGCTCGAGGCGCAGATCGCCTTCAACACCCAAGTCTCGCAAGATCTGCGCTCCCTCGCCAAGCAAGTCGATCTCACGCAGGCGGATGTCGACGACACTCGCAAGACGCTCGAGAGATCGCCCTCACCGTCGGAATCGCACTCCCCGACCGTGctccatccaccaccaccaccacctccgcggcCCCAGGCCCCGGCGCCACAGCACCAACATGGGCCGCCGCCGTCTCCGCGCCTCTCAGACCAGCGCCCGCCCCTGTTGGCCACAGCACCACAACCCGGCGTCCAATCCCAGCACCAGCAGTACCACCAGATCGGCGAGGCGCACCACCAGCAGCAGCACCATGGTGACCACTACGTCAAGCCGCCGAAGCACGACTTCCCTCGCTTCGATGGCAGCGCGCCTTACCTCTGGCTCGACCACTGCCGGGCGTATTTCGACCTCTACCATGTGCCGCCCGCGAGTTGGGTGACCACGGCGACACTATACATTGAAGGGCAAGCGGCTCACTGGCTTCAGGCATTTCGCCAAACACATGGTGGCCTCGGTTGGAATGCGTTCTGCGCTGCGATTCAAGAGGAGTTCGGGGTCGACGAATTTGAGATGGAGATGCACAAATTGTTGCAGCTCCGTCAGATTGGCACGGTCAGCGAGTATCGCAAGGAGTTCGATACATACATGTATCATCTCCTGGCACTCGACCCATCTCTCAGCAACAAATTCTTCATCACTCAATTTTTGCTGGGCCTCAAGGACGAGTTGCGCGCAGCAGTTCGGCTGCAGGCGCCCAACAGCATCACGCGTGCGTCCATTCTCGCACGCATTCAAGAGGAGGAGCTGAACACGCCCAGGGCGCGTCCACGGCCGCAGCCGCAGGGCCGCCCACCACCACCTGTGCCCGCCCGGCCGCCGGCCACGCCCCGCCAACAGCCCGACGACTACGCCCGCGAACGACAACTCAAGGAGTTCCGGCGTGCCAACGGACTCTGCTTCAAGTGCGGAGACCAGTACACTCGTGATCACCGCTGCAACACGCAGGCCCAGCTCCTCACCATCCAAGTGGGCGCATACGGGGAGCTGCTCACCGACGACACCGTGCACGCACTCGACCTGCTCGATGCACCCCAACAAGAAGCACCCCCTCCAGAGTGTTGCACAATATCAGCGCACGCCCTGGATGGCTCGGAGGCGCCAAGCACAATCCGTCTCCGCGCGCTTGTGGGCAACCAAGTTATGCTCCTTCTACTGGACTCTGGGAGCACCCACAGCTTCGTCAACAAGTCGTTCGTCGAGCGCGTTGGGGCGACAACGCAAGAGATCGCCACATTGGATGTGCGGGTGGCCAACGGCGACCGACTAACCTGCTCGCGCCAAGTTTCGGAGCTCCAGTGGTGGATGCAGGGCCACACGTTCTCGACGCCGATGTACGAGCTCGACACAGGCGCATACGATGGAATCCTAGGCATGGACTGGTTGGAGAAGAACAGCCCAATGACTTGCCACTGGCAGGAGAAATTCATCTCCTTCCTGCACGAGGGCGAGACAGTCAAGCTACAAGGTGTTCGTCCAAAGTCGACACCCACTCCCGCAACGGTGCAACCGGCAGAACTATGCAAGTTGATCGCCGGCAATGATatctgggcaatggccatggtcgaGATGCAGCCCCCCAAACCAAGACCATGCAAGCCCTCGCAGACGCCCATCAACGATCTCCTGGAAGAATTCAGCGACGTGTTCACCGCACCCACCGGCTTGCCTCCTCACAGGCAGTATGATCACGCGGTCACATTGGAAGATGAAGCCCAGCCAACAAACACACGGCCCTACCGCTACTCTCCATTGCAAAAGGACGAGATTGAGCGGCAGGTCAAAGAAATGCTCGACGCCGGTGTGATCACGCACTCGGTCAGTCCATACGCGGCGCCAGTTTtgcttgtgaagaagaaggatggcacctgGCGATTCTGCGTGGATTACAAGCGTCTCAATGACGTGACCGTGAAGAACAAGTTTCCCTTGCCCGTCGTCGACGAGCTACTCGATGAACTTGCCGGAGCGGCtttcttctccaagcttgacctgcgcgcaggctaccatcaaattcgcatGCGCGAACAGGATGAACACAAGACAGCATTCAAAACTCACCACGGCCATTTCCAATTCAGAGTCATGCCATTCGGGTTGACAAATGCTCCGGCCACGTTCCAATGCCTGATGAACGCTATCTTCGCCAAGTATACccggaagtttgtcatcatttttctTGACGACATCCTTGTTTTCAGTGAGACACTCGAGGACCACTTGGAACATCTCCGCATCGTCCTCAACTTGCTCCGCGAGCACCAGCTATATGCCAAGATGTCCAAGTGCTCGTTTGCGCAAGATCACATTGATTATCTGGGTCACGTGATCTCCAAGCAGGGCATCACGACTGATTCTGAGAAGACAGACGCCATGGCGCAGTGGCCTACTCCAACCAACGCCACCGAGCTCCGTGGCTTTCTGGGGCTCACCGGCTATTACCGCAAGTTCGTCCCCCACTACGGGAGCATTGCCAAGCCGCTAACCCAGCAGCTCACCAAGAAAGGCTTTGCATGGCCCGAGTCGGCGCAGCTCGCGTTCGACACGCTCAAGAAGGTGATGGTGACCACGCCGGTGCTCGCCCTTCCCGACTTCGACAAGCCATTCTCCATCGAAACCGACGCCTGCGACACCGGCATCGGTGCCGTGCTCGTCCAAGACGGTCACCCCATCGCATACTACAGCAAGGCGTTGGGTGTGAAGAACCAGAAGCTCTTCACCTACGAGAAAGAGTTCTTGGCCGTCATGATGGCCGTGGACAAATGGCGCTCTTACCTGCAACGCGGGCCGTTCACCATTGTCACGGACCACAAAAGCTTATGCACGCTTGGGGACCAGCATCTGGTGACCGATGTCCAGCGCCGCGCCATGTCCAAATTGGTCGGCCTCCAATTCAAGTTCCAGTACAAGAAGGGCGTCGACAACAGCGCGGCGGATGCTCTCTCTCGCGTGGGCAGTCACTACAGCGCCAATGCTCTGTCCCTCTGCCAGCCAACATGGATTCAGGAAGTGGCCAATTCGTATGCCACGGATCCAGATGCCCAGGAAAAGATTCAGCAGCTCGCGCTgcacagtccggacgacgaggAGTACGAGCTGTACCGTGGAGTCATTCGCCATCGCGGGCGGCTGTGGATCGACGCAAACACAGCCCTGCGCACCAAACTGATCAGCGCTCTGCATGACAGTGTCATGGGGGGCCATTCTGGCTCGACAGCAACTTACCACCGAGTCAAGAAGCTGTTTGAGTGGAAGG ATTTGTCAACAGGCGAAGCATGA